A single window of Vigna unguiculata cultivar IT97K-499-35 chromosome 1, ASM411807v1, whole genome shotgun sequence DNA harbors:
- the LOC114188180 gene encoding zinc finger BED domain-containing protein DAYSLEEPER-like has protein sequence MDEQESNTSPPPSKDHETENVCTESENVDAVEEDMDDSVKLRESSCSKKSEKSRTSDVWKYFTRVGVGDDGKERAKCNGSNKKYVIGSKNYGTSHLKRHMEKCSKLKFEDVRQIIVDGQGKLKARRIDPMVSRELCANLIIQHGLPFNFVEYEALRIWISYINPDACSVSRNIIKSDVMKIHMKEKNMLKEEFRKIRNRICLTSDLWTSITGEGYIVLTAYYVNTNWKLCSKF, from the coding sequence ATGGATGAACAAGAGTCTAATACTAGTCCTCCTCCAAGTAAAGATCATGAAACTGAAAATGTGTGTACTGAGTCTGAGAatgttgatgcagttgaagAGGATATGGATGATAGTGTAAAACTTAGAGAATCCTCTTGTAGTAAGAAAAGTGAGAAGTCAAGAACTTCTGATGTATGGAAATATTTTACAAGGGTTGGGGTTGGTGATGATGGAAAAGAGAGGGCAAAGTGTAATGGGtccaacaaaaaatatgttattggtAGTAAAAACTATGGCACATCTCATTTGAAGCGTCACATGGAGAAATGTAGTAAACTTAAATTTGAAGATGTTAGGCAAATAATAGTGGATGGGCAAGGAAAGTTAAAAGCTAGAAGAATAGATCCAATGGTTTCCCGTGAGTTGTGTGCCAATTTAATTATCCAACACGGTTTACCTTTCAACTTTGTTGAGTATGAAGCTCTTAGAATTTGGATAAGCTATATCAATCCTGATGCATGTTCAGTTTctagaaatataataaagagTGATGTCATGAAAATacacatgaaagaaaaaaacatgctAAAGGAGGAGTTCAGGAAAATCAGAAATAGGATTTGTTTGACATCCGATTTGTGGACTTCTATAACTGGTGAGGGATATATTGTTCTGACAGCATATTATGTTAACACAAATTGGAAATTGTGCTCTAAATTTTGA